In Crassostrea angulata isolate pt1a10 chromosome 4, ASM2561291v2, whole genome shotgun sequence, one genomic interval encodes:
- the LOC128181492 gene encoding uncharacterized protein LOC128181492: MGDSYEPYLQTSDIQDLTAPRLGSLLSSGFYDDSNEGDRQEVPTESGKALPLTEDVIVRRNYILLKDELSVGWIHDFLLQHEVLSQRDLEDICSGLRPRHVQVDTLLKLLLRHGRSACSKLIQILPDCGYSHILDVFHETTNFKTKEDWMKYQSEIRVHHIEMEHSFLSKTTEPVSTADFVLQELEEDAYSIDDHDQVMNEVSKSRQSRVLLRQVVNYDGVVLNCFLCAVDQIRHILPGTSIIKRLENANLAKGNGRKKVGVYFQDEHLVTVVDLNYDDERRDHVIILKFGNQKKRATQELENVLVRRIQSLDTEIDELANRFMHMSIQDGQAGSVVIYVKALTDSAAENMNKHHLKAFIQKVLQDPEVNRLFPVGTFNIQVETITSGFVQEEVWKIDRDSLTEIMTDNRPMLEDELEPFCFLQRFQQDQIFSQDEIESIRKHGSRRYRANEFLRLLQAKGDPAIEVFMDEMRRRGDSYMLQQLIPSSPSTQCKECVRGAILDNYEGIRDEIDVRVTDYTDPPCHSAHALYKDSSERYRSPQALLKHVLECDTALMRFLKVIRSTPIAKLTQSDCTCQAFRELTTRIQRKKRIYNFRISSVLMKDNPHQKEQLVKDVLPAHKGRSPHTHKAVSREKPVSTKKFVLAKTLDLGIERVPLTTFTPLIQRFPTSKTKPSKQKNSKTVKK; the protein is encoded by the exons atggGAGATTCGTACGAGCCATATCTACAGACTAGCGATATTCAGGATCTGACCGCCCCTCGGCTAGGGAGCTTACTTTCCAGCGGGTTTTATG ACGACTCAAATGAAGGAGACCGCCAAGAAGTACCTACTGAGAGCGGAAAAGCGTTACCTCTAACAG aGGATGTCATCGTGCGTCGAAATTACATTCTCCTTAAAGACGAACTGTCAGTGGGGTGGATCCACGATTTTCTGCTTCAGCACGAGGTCCTCTCCCAGCGTGACCTTGAGGACATCTGTAGCGGACTCAGACCGAGGCATGTTCAGGTGGACACACTGCTGAAACTTCTGCTTCGTCACGGGAGGTCCGCCTGTAGCAAGCTTATCCAGATTTTACCGGATTGTGGATATAGTCACATTCTCGATGTGTTTCACgaaacaacaaattttaaaaccaaagaAG ACTGGATGAAATACCAATCAGAAATCCGAGTTCATCACATAGAAATGGAACACTCCTTCCTGTCCAAAACCACTGAGCCAGTGTCAACGGCCGACTTCGTTCTGCAAGAGCTCGAAGAGGACGCCTATTCCATTGATGACCACGACCAAGTCATGAACGAGGTCTCAAAATCGAGGCAGTCCAGAGTCCTCCTCAGACAGGTCGTGAACTATGATGGCGTAGTTTTGAACTGTTTTCTCTGCGCAGTTGATCAGATCCGACACATTTTACCCGGAACCTCCATTATTAAACGTTTAGAAAACGCAAACCTAGCAAAGG GTAATGGTCGCAAAAAAGTCGGCGTCTATTTCCAAGACGAACATCTAGTGACAGTCGTTGATC tTAACTATGATGATGAACGCAGAGACCACGTGATCATACTCAAATTTGGAAATCAAAAGAAGCGGGCAACACAAGAGCTAGAGAATGTCTTAGTGCGTAGAATCCAAAGTTTGGACACCGAGATCGACGAGCTAGCCAACAGATTCATGCATATGAGCATCCAGGATGGTCAAGCAGGGTCCGTGGTTATCTACGTGAAAGCTCTGACCGACAGTGCGGCAGAAAACATGAACAAACATCATCTCAAAGCGTTCATACAGAAGGTCCTTCAAGACCCGGAAGTAAACAGACTGTTTCCGGTCGGAACCTTTAATATCCAGGTGGAAACCATCACCAGTGGATTTGTCCAAG AAGAGGTATGGAAGATAGACCGAGACTCTCTGACTGAAATAATGACGGACAACAGACCAATGCTAGAGGACGAGTTGGAACCTTTCTGCTTCCTTCAGCGTTTTCAACAAGACCAGATATTTTCGCAGGATGAGATAGAATCCATTCGGAAGCACGGTAGCAGACGATACAGAGCTAACGAATTCCTGCGGCTCTTACAGGCCAAAGGAGACCCAGCGATCGAGGTGTTCATGGATGAGATGAGGAGGAGAGGGGATTCTTACATGTTACAACAACTTATCCCCTCATCCCCGTCAACCCAGTGCAAAG AGTGTGTGCGGGGAGCCATTCTAGACAACTACGAGGGTATTCGTGACGAGATAGACGTAAGGGTGACGGACTACACGGACCCACCCTGTCACTCTGCCCATGCACTGTACAAGGACAGCAGCGAGAGGTACCGGTCCCCACAGGCTCTCCTCAAGCACGTGCTGGAGTGCGACACGGCCCTGATGCGATTCCTCAAGGTCATCAGATCAACGCCGATAGCTAAGCTTACCCAGTCTGACTGTACTTGTCAAG CTTTTAGGGAATTGACAACCCGGATCCAAAGAAAGAAACGCATCTACAACTTTAGAATTTCCTCAGTGTTGATGAAAG ATAATCCACACCAGAAGGAGCAGTTGGTCAAAGATGTTTTACCAGCACACAAGGGAAGATCCCCACATACACACA AAGCTGTTTCAAGAGAAAAGCCTGTATCAACCAAGAAATTTGTGCTTGCtaaaacccttgacttgggcaTTGAAAGAGTACCACTGACCACCTTTACACCACTGATCCAAAGATTTCCTACGAGCAAGACAAAACCTTCCAAACAGAAAAACAGCAAAACTGTGAAGAAATAA
- the LOC128181494 gene encoding uncharacterized protein LOC128181494, whose protein sequence is MMRTVAFLLAVFCAAVCGYGKDVRQCKYTDASGKTYDLSPLVSTKPFIWTQTLYVISNNKWDNLAADDTMNVTIQLSVCRNERSMISNNCSTNGSIYTVDKTNGCITWGDAEVAAFDQNPYKDGVFLQMFHGSVIDHPTKYSSNVYFVCNPKVDVPKPVMEHVKVGTNQAHFKVETKYAC, encoded by the exons ATGATGCGGACTGTGGCGTTTCTTTTGGCAGTCTTTTGCGCGGCAGTGTGTGGGTACGGAAAAGACGTCAGACAGTGCAAATACACGGACGCCTCGGGGAAGACCTATGACTTAAGTCCTCTCGTAAGCAC AAAGCCTTTCATATGGACGCAGACACTTTACGTCATCAGTAACAACAAATGGGACAACTTAGCAGCAGACGACACGATGAATGTCACAATCCAATTGTCTGTTTGTCGTAATGAGCGGTCCATGATCAGTAACAACTGCAGTACCAATGGGTCTATTTATAcg GTGGACAAAACTAACGGCTGCATAACGTGGGGAGATGCCGAGGTGGCAGCCTTTGACCAAAACCCATACAAAGACG GTGTGTTCCTACAAATGTTTCACGGCAGCGTGATAGACCACCCGACCAAATATTCGTCGAATGTCTACTTCGTTTGTAACCCTAAAGTGGACGTTCCCAAACCTGTGATGGAGCACGTAAAAGTTGGAACAAACCAAGCCCATTTCAAAGTAGAGACAAAATACGCTTGTTAA